The Montipora foliosa isolate CH-2021 chromosome 1, ASM3666993v2, whole genome shotgun sequence genome has a window encoding:
- the LOC137971631 gene encoding uncharacterized protein, translating to MANVRDQYWIPRLRRLTKRVVKACSHCRRFGAVACAAPPVAPLPEDRTEGTTPFQVIGVDYAGLLIRKVSKKKQWKAYFLLYSCSLTRAIHLELIPTLDTLDFIWSFKRFIARRGRPRKVYSDNGRTFIGAAKWLQKVMKDECFHDFLARNVEVALNGRPLSYVEDDHQLPVLTPNSLLYPQSNVIPDLDAHHIDEHDLRKRAKHLRPCRQNIWKQWSAEYVRGLRERHNLKHQSKTLTLKPGDVVIIRGDDSDRNKWKLGVVKELIEGRDGLVRAAKLRAGLGEVTDLEHEITIDPEVKPVSQHSKRIPVSKIEAVNNELDRMLEQDIIEEVTEATIVDRIKWNRNAPFPPNQG from the exons ATGGCGAATGTGCGTGATCAGTACTGGATACCGCGACTGAGGAGACTGACGAAGCGAGTTGTGAAAGCTTGTTCCCACTGCAGACGCTTCGGTGCTGTGGCCTGTGCTGCGCCACCTGTAGCCCCTCTTCCGGAAGACAGAACAGAAGGGACAACCCCCTTTCAGGTGATTGGTGTTGACTATGCTGGCCTTTTGATCCGCAAAGTCTCTAAGAAGAAGCAATGGAAAGCCTACTTCCTCCTGTATTCCTGCAGTCTTACCCGTGCAATACACCTTGAGCTAATACCAACCCTTGACACGCTAGATTTCATCTGGAGCTTCAAGAGGTTCATTGCAAGGCGAGGAAGGCCCCGCAAGGTTTATTCTGACAATGGGCGAACCTTTATTGGAGCTGCTAAATGGTTGCAGAAAGTTATGAAGGATGAGTGTTTTCATGACTTCCTTGCCCGGA ATGTAGAAGTGGCTCTCAATGGAAGGCCCCTGAGCTACGTTGAAGATGACCACCAACTTCCAGTTCTGACACCCAACTCTCTACTGTACCCACAATCCAACGTAATACCAGATCTTGACGCGCATCATATTGATGAACACGATCTAAGGAAAAGAGCCAAACACCTTCGACCTTGTAGGCAGAATATTTGGAAACAGTGGTCTGCAGAATATGTTAGAGGTCTGCGAGAGCGACATAACCTAAAACACCAGAGCAAGACCCTCACTCTGAAACCTGGTGATGTTGTCATAATCAGAGGAGATGACAGTGACCGGAATAAGTGGAAGCTGGGTGTGGTCAAAGAGCTTATTGAAGGAAGAGATGGGCTGGTAAGAGCGGCCAAGCTTCGTGCTG GCTTAGGAGAGGTCACTGATTTGGAGCATGAAATTACCATTGACCCAGAGGTCAAACCTGTTAGTCAACACTCAAAACGCATTCCCGTCAGTAAAATTGAGGCAGTAAATAATGAACTCGACAGGATGTTAGAACAAGATATCATTGAAGAGGTCACTGAAGCTACAATcgtggacagaataaaatggaacagaaatgcccccttccctccaaatcaaggatga